The Pyrus communis chromosome 9, drPyrComm1.1, whole genome shotgun sequence genome has a segment encoding these proteins:
- the LOC137745888 gene encoding calcium-transporting ATPase 4, endoplasmic reticulum-type-like — translation MGKGGQDLGRRNEDGNPKLADGAVFPAWAKEISECEKHFGVNRKFGLGSKDVEKRREKYGWNELEKNEGQSIWSLVLDQFNDTLVRILLAAAVVSFLLAWLDGEEGNKKEITAFVEPLVIFLILVVNAIVGVWQENHAEKALEALKEIQSEQATVIRDGSKVPNLAANELVPGDIVELKVGDKVSADMRVLELISSTLRIEQGSLTGESEAVNKTNKPVSEDADIQGKKSMVFAGTTVVNGNCICLVAQTGMSTEIGKVHMQIHVASQSEEDTPLKKKLNEFGEMLTMVIGVICVLVWLINFKYFLTWEYVNGRPANFKFSFEKCTYYFQIAVALAVAAIPEGLPAVITTCLALGTRKMAQKNALVRKLPSVETLGCTTVICSDKTGTLTTNQMAVAKLVALGPSPTILRKFRVDGTTYNPLDGKIHDWPTGRMDANLQMIAKVAAVCNDAGITHAEQKYIANGMPTEAALKVLVEKMGLAEESKGAESTNERDLLGCCQKWNEFECRIGTLEFDRDRKSMGVIVNSRSGKKSLLVKGAVENLLERSTKVQLLDGTVVPLDDSSRNYIVEALHEMSTIALRCLGFAYKDELGEFQSYDGDEDHPAHRLLLDPSNYSSIESDLVFVGLVGLRDPPREEVFDAIEDCRAAGIRVIVITGDHQNTAEAICREIGVFGADEDIRLRSLTGRGFMGLHDQKAHLRQGGGLLFSRAEPTHKQEIVRLLKKDGEVVAMTGDGVNDAPALKLADIGIAMGISGTEVAKEASDMVLADDNFSTIVAAVGEGRSIYNNMKAFIRYMISSNIGEVASIFLTAALGIPEGLIPVHLLWVNLVTDGPPATALGFNPPDKDIMKKPPRRSEESLISAWILFRYLVIGMYVGLATVGVFVIWYTHGSFLGIDLSGDGHSLVTYSQLTNWGQCSSWTNFTASSFTAGNQVISFDDPCDYFRACKVKAMTLSLSVLVAIEMFNSVNALSEDGSLLSMPPWVNPWLLVAMCVSFGLHFMILYVPFLAQVFGIVPLSLNEWLLVLAVAQPVILIDEVLKFVGRWASASQISRRRKPSKPKTE, via the exons ATGGGGAAGGGAGGGCAGGATTTGGGTAGACGGAATGAGGACGGAAACCCAAAGCTGGCCGACGGCGCTGTATTTCCGGCGTGGGCGAAGGAGATTTCGGAGTGCGAGAAGCACTTTGGGGTTAACAGAAAATTTGGGTTGGGATCCAAGGACGTTGAGAAGCGGCGGGAGAAGTACGGCTGGAACGAGTTGGAGAAGAACGAGGGGCAGTCGATTTGGAGTCTGGTTCTGGACCAGTTCAATGATACGCTGGTTCGAATCCTGCTTGCGGCGGCGGTCGTTTCTTTCCTTCTGGCTTGGCTGGACGGGGAGGAAGGCAATAAGAAGGAGATCACGGCGTTTGTGGAGCCGCTGGTGATCTTCTTGATCTTGGTTGTGAACGCAATTGTTGGGGTTTGGCAGGAGAACCATGCCGAGAAGGCCTTGGAGGCGCTGAAGGAGATTCAATCAGAGCAGGCGACTGTGATTCGGGATGGGAGTAAGGTTCCGAATTTGGCGGCCAATGAGCTTGTTCCTGGTGACATTGTGGAACTTAAGGTTGGGGATAAAGTGTCCGCTGATATGCGTGTTTTGGAATTGATTAGCTCGACTTTGAGGATCGAGCAGGGTTCATTGACTGGAGAGAGTGAGGCAGTGAATAAGACTAACAAGCCAGTGTCTGAGGACGCGGACATTCAGGGGAAGAAAAGTATGGTTTTCGCTGGGACAactgttgtgaatggaaattgCATATGCTTGGTTGCACAGACGGGAATGTCCACTGAAATCGGGAAGGTTCACATGCAAATCCATGTTGCCTCGCAGAGCGAAGAAGATACCCCACTTAAGAAGAAGCTCAATGAGTTCGGAGAGATGCTCACGATGGTAATTGGAGTAATTTGTGTATTAGTGTGGCTCATCAATTTTAAGTACTTCCTTACTTGGGAATATGTCAATGGACGGCCGGCGAATTTCAAGTTTTCGTTTGAGAAGTGCACATATTACTTTCAGATCGCAGTAGCCTTGGCTGTGGCTGCTATTCCTGAAGGTCTGCCTGCAGTCATTACAACATGCTTGGCGCTTGGTACCCGCAAAATGGCTCAGAAGAATGCCTTGGTCCGAAAGCTGCCTAGTGTTGAAACACTGGGTTGTACAACTGTGATTTGCTCAGATAAAACGGGGACATTGACTACAAACCAGATGGCAGTGGCAAAACTTGTAGCTTTGGGTCCTAGCCCTACTATACTACGGAAGTTTAGGGTGGATGGAACTACATACAATCCACTTGATGGTAAAATTCACGACTGGCCAACTGGTCGTATGGATGCTAATCTTCAAATGATCGCAAAGGTAGCTGCTGTCTGCAATGATGCTGGCATTACACATGCAGAACAGAAGTACATTGCCAATGGAATGCCTACTGAGGCAGCTCTAAAG GTTTTAGTTGAGAAGATGGGCCTTGCCGAAGAGTCCAAAGGTGCGGAATCAACAAATGAAAGGGATTTGCTTG GTTGTTGCCAGAAGTGGAATGAATTTGAATGCCGAATCGGAACCCTTGAGTTTGATCGTGATAGGAAATCCATGGGTGTAATTGTCAATTCCCGTTCAGGGAAGAAGTCATTGCTAGTGAAG GGCGCTGTTGAGAATTTGCTGGAGAGAAGCACTAAGGTTCAATTGCTTGATGGCACTGTTGTACCACTGGATGATAGTTCAAGGAACTATATTGTGGAAGCTCTTCATGAGATGTCAACTATTGCATTACGCTGTTTGGGTTTTGCATACAAAGATGAGCTCGGTGAGTTTCAATCCTACGATGGTGATGAAGATCATCCAGCTCATAGGCTTTTACTTGATCCATCCAATTATTCATCAATTGAGAGCGACCTTGTTTTTGTTGGCCTTGTTGGACTGAGG GATCCCCCAAGAGAGGAGGTTTTTGATGCAATTGAAGACTGTCGAGCAGCTGGAATCCGTGTTATTGTAATCACTGGAGATCACCAGAACACAGCAGAAGCAATATGCCGTGAAATAGGCGTGTTTGGTGCTGATGAAGACATACGTTTAAGAAGCCTTACAGGAAGAGGGTTTATGGGTCTACATGATCAGAAAGCTCATCTTAGACAAGGTGGTGGCCTTCTGTTTTCAAGGGCTGAACCAACGCACAAACAAGAGATTGTGAGGTTACTCAAAAAGGATGGTGAAGTGGTTGCTATGACTGGTGATGGAGTGAATGATGCACCTGCTTTGAAACTTGCTGATATCGGGATTGCAATGGGCATTTCTGGAACTGAG GTTGCAAAGGAAGCTTCTGACATGGTTTTGGCTGATGATAATTTTAGCACAATTGTTGCAGCTGTTGGTGAAGGCAGATCTATCTACAATAACATGAAAGCCTTTATCAG GTACATGATCTCATCCAACATTGGTGAGGTCGCCTCCATATTCTTAACAGCAGCATTAGGCATTCCTGAAGGCCTCATACCTGTTCACCTCTTGTGGGTGAATCTTGTTACCGATGGACCACCTGCAACAGCACTAGGATTTAATCCTCCAGACAAAGACATAATGAAGAAACCCCCACGCAGAAGCGAGGAGTCTCTTATCAGCGCTTGGATATTATTCCGCTATCTG GTTATTGGTATGTATGTTGGACTGGCAACTGTTGGTGTATTCGTCATTTGGTATACGCATGGTTCCTTCCTGGGTATTGACCTCAGTGGGGACGGCCACTCCCTTGTGACTTACTCCCAACTTACCAACTGGGGACAGTGCTCATCTTGGACAAATTTCACCGCGTCATCCTTCACAGCCGGAAATCAGGTCATCTCTTTTGATGACCCCTGTGATTATTTCCGTGCATGCAAAGTGAAAGCTATGACACTCTCCCTCTCCGTGTTGGTTGCCATCGAAATGTTCAACTCTGTCAATGCCCTTTCCGAGGACGGAAGCCTGCTAAGCATGCCCCCATGGGTCAACCCCTGGCTCCTTGTGGCCATGTGCGTCTCATTTGGCCTGCACTTCATGATCCTGTACGTGCCATTCTTGGCTCAAGTATTTGGCATCGTACCCCTGAGCTTAAACGAATGGCTGCTGGTTTTGGCCGTTGCCCAACCGGTGATTCTCATTGATGAGGTCCTCAAATTTGTAGGAAGATGGGCAAGCGCTTCTCAAATATCCAGGAGGAGAAAACCATCGAAGCCCAAGACAGAGTGA
- the LOC137745977 gene encoding ABC transporter G family member 20-like, whose product MELIDFNPRPRGLNPTLGELLQWVGDAQSPDITPHDHVLELGYGCTSGSSSYPFVLSFTDLTYSVKVQRKMTLVPACFKRKPNTAEVKLGMNNNSTNPNTKVLLNGISGEAREGEIMAVLGASGSGKSTLIDALADRIAKDSLKGSITLNGEALDSRLLKVISAYVMQDDLLFPMLTVEETLMFSAEFRLPRRLSKSKKKARVQALIDQLGLRNAAKTVIGDEGHRGVSGGERRRVSIGIDIIHDPIVLFLDEPTSGLDSTSAYMVVKVLQRIAQSGSIVVMSIHQPSYRILSLMDRLIFLSHGQTVYSGSPANLPVFFGEFGHPIPETENRTEFALDLIRELEETPGGTKNLVEFNKSWQITMDEQKQRENQNNLINSNCKPRFSLKDAISASISRGKLVSGAPNDSNLSSSVPTFANPSWIEIAVISKRSLTNSRRMPELFGIRLGAVLVTGIILATMFWHLDDSPKGIQERLGFFAFAMSTTFYTCAEAIPVFLQERYIFMRETAYNAYRRSSYVLAHSIISIPSLAFLSIAFAAITFWAVGLAGGLHGFLFFFFTIFAAFWAGSSFVTFLSGVVTHVMLGYTVVVAVLAYFVLFSGFFISRDRIPPYWLWFHYISLVKYPYEGVLQNELDDPIKCFVRGTQMFDNSPIEAFPVAMKLKLLKSMSTTLGVNITASTCVTTGMDILKQQGITELSKWNCLWITIAWGFFFRILFYFALLLGSKNKRR is encoded by the exons ATGGAGCTCATAGATTTCAACCCGAGACCCCGAGGCCTAAACCCTACCCTGGGCGAGCTCCTCCAGTGGGTCGGAGATGCACAGAGTCCCGACATCACTCCTCATGATCATGTTCTTGAGTTAGGGTACGGTTGCACCTCCGGGTCCTCCTCCTACCCTTTTGTCCTCTCATTCACTGATCTCACATACAGCGTAAAAGTCCAGCGTAAAATGACCTTAGTACCCGCCTGTTTCAAAAGGAAACCAAATACGGCAGAGGTTAAACTGGGCATGAACAACAACAGCACAAACCCAAACACAAAAGTTTTGCTCAATGGCATATCCGGTGAGGCCAGAGAAGGCGAGATCATGGCAGTTCTCGGAGCAAGCGGGTCGGGAAAATCAACGCTCATTGACGCTCTAGCGGATAGAATCGCCAAGGACAGCTTAAAAGGCTCGATCACACTAAACGGGGAGGCCTTAGACTCAAGGCTCTTGAAGGTCATATCAGCTTATGTCATGCAAGACGATCTTTTGTTCCCAATGCTAACGGTTGAAGAAACTCTCATGTTCTCAGCTGAATTTCGGCTTCCTCGGAGATTATCAAAGTCCAAGAAGAAAGCTCGAGTCCAGGCTCTGATCGACCAACTTGGTCTTCGAAATGCCGCCAAGACTGTGATCGGTGACGAGGGCCACCGAGGCGTCTCAGGAGGCGAAAGAAGGCGGGTTTCAATTGGAATCGACATAATTCACGACCCCATTGTTCTGTTTCTTGATGAGCCGACCTCGGGGCTGGATTCGACGAGTGCTTATATGGTGGTGAAGGTTTTGCAGCGGATTGCACAGAGTGGGAGCATTGTGGTCATGTCAATTCACCAACCTAGTTACAGAATATTGAGCTTGATGGACCGGTTGATTTTCTTGTCACATGGACAGACTGTGTATAGCGGATCGCCGGCGAATCTTCCGGTGTTTTTCGGGGAGTTCGGGCATCCGATTCCTGAGACTGAGAATCGGACTGAGTTTGCTCTTGACCTCATTCGAGAACTCGAGGAAACCCCAG GCGGAACCAAGAACTTGGTGGAATTCAACAAATCATGGCAGATCACCATGGACGAACAAAAACAACGAGAAAATCAGAACAACTTGATCAACTCCAACTGCAAGCCAAGGTTTTCTCTCAAAGATGCAATTAGTGCTAGCATTTCAAGAGGCAAACTAGTCTCCGGAGCACCAAATGATTCAAACCTCTCCTCATCAGTCCCCACATTTGCCAACCCTTCTTGGATTGAAATTGCAGTCATCTCCAAACGCTCCCTCACAAACTCCCGAAGAATGCCCGAACTCTTCGGCATTCGCCTAGGCGCGGTCCTCGTCACCGGCATCATCCTAGCCACCATGTTTTGGCACCTAGACGATTCCCCGAAAGGCATCCAAGAACGCTTAGGGTTCTTCGCATTCGCCATGTCCACCACATTCTACACTTGCGCCGAGGCCATCCCCGTCTTCCTCCAAGAACGCTACATTTTCATGCGCGAAACCGCCTACAATGCCTACCGCCGTTCTTCATACGTCCTAGCTCATTCCATAATCTCCATTCCCTCCCTAGCCTTCCTCTCCATAGCCTTTGCCGCTATTACCTTCTGGGCCGTGGGGCTCGCTGGTGGACTCCAcggcttcctcttcttctttttcactaTTTTTGCGGCCTTCTGGGCCGGGAGCTCATTCGTCACGTTCCTGTCAGGCGTTGTGACACATGTCATGTTGGGATACACCGTTGTGGTGGCAGTTCTAGCTTATTTCGTACTCTTTAGTGGATTTTTCATCAGTAGGGATAGAATCCCACCCTATTGGCTTTGGTTTCACTACATTTCCCTAGTGAAGTACCCTTATGAGGGCGTTTTGCAAAACGAACTCGATGATCCAATCAAGTGCTTCGTGAGGGGGACCCAGATGTTTGACAACTCACCAATAGAGGCCTTCCCCGTGGCAATGAAGTTGAAGCTTCTCAAGAGCATGAGCACAACTTTGGGCGTGAACATCACGGCGTCCACCTGCGTGACCACCGGAATGGATATACTGAAGCAGCAGGGGATCACGGAACTCAGTAAATGGAATTGCCTGTGGATCACCATTGCTTGGGGGTTCTTCTTTAGGATTCTCTTTTACTTTGCCTTGTTGTTGGGCAGTAAAAATAAGAGGaggtaa